One part of the Falsibacillus pallidus genome encodes these proteins:
- the nuoI gene encoding NADH-quinone oxidoreductase subunit NuoI → MLGWTKGLAYTLKNLSKEKVTYDYPNEPLPLPDRFRGIQKFYPDKCIVCNMCVNICPTDCISLTGKKNPDPEKKGKVIETYDINFEICILCDLCTEVCPTEAIVMTNNFELSQYTRGELYKDMAWLDANDKNVRKENKV, encoded by the coding sequence ATGCTTGGATGGACGAAAGGACTTGCCTACACGCTGAAAAATTTATCAAAGGAAAAAGTCACCTACGATTATCCGAATGAGCCGCTGCCGCTTCCAGACCGGTTCAGGGGCATACAGAAGTTTTACCCGGATAAATGCATCGTCTGCAACATGTGCGTCAATATTTGCCCGACTGACTGCATTTCACTGACGGGAAAGAAAAACCCAGATCCGGAGAAAAAAGGGAAGGTCATCGAAACGTATGACATCAACTTTGAAATCTGCATCCTCTGCGACCTCTGCACGGAGGTGTGCCCGACGGAAGCGATCGTCATGACGAATAATTTCGAGCTTTCTCAATATACGAGGGGCGAATTATATAAAGACATGGCCTGGCTTGATGCAAACGATAAGAACGTAAGGAAGGAGAACAAGGTATGA
- a CDS encoding NADH-quinone oxidoreductase subunit J → MTGEWWMFLILSLMAITGAVLMLQLTKVIHMVLALVLTFVSIASLYFLLAAEFIAVVQLLIYSGAVTIIMLFGIMLTNRMEDQGKREYTWKKWGIFIGVLGFAIMVFTAIRSLDFGTAGTLAKDNTKEIGKALYSHWIIPFELASVLLLAALVGAVILAKKEDGEAKES, encoded by the coding sequence ATGACGGGTGAATGGTGGATGTTCCTCATATTGTCCCTGATGGCGATCACTGGTGCAGTGCTCATGCTTCAATTGACAAAAGTCATTCATATGGTTCTTGCCCTCGTTCTTACATTTGTCAGCATTGCCAGCCTTTATTTCCTGCTGGCGGCCGAATTCATCGCGGTCGTCCAGCTCCTCATCTACTCCGGGGCAGTGACCATCATTATGCTTTTCGGCATCATGCTGACAAATCGGATGGAAGACCAGGGGAAAAGGGAGTACACCTGGAAGAAGTGGGGCATTTTCATTGGGGTTCTCGGATTTGCCATCATGGTCTTCACCGCCATCCGCTCCTTGGATTTCGGGACGGCAGGCACGCTTGCAAAAGACAATACGAAGGAAATCGGAAAGGCCCTGTACAGCCATTGGATCATCCCGTTTGAATTGGCTTCGGTCCTGCTTTTGGCCGCACTGGTCGGCGCTGTCATTTTAGCGAAAAAAGAAGACGGGGAGGCGAAAGAATCATGA
- the nuoK gene encoding NADH-quinone oxidoreductase subunit NuoK produces MTSIPVSGYLTVALLLFSIGLFGALTKKNTVIVLICIELMLNAVNLNLVAFSRMGAVPSIDGQIFALFSIAVAAAEAAVGLAILLALYRNRKTVKITEFTDLKH; encoded by the coding sequence ATGACATCCATTCCTGTCTCGGGCTATTTGACCGTCGCGCTCCTGCTCTTTTCCATCGGGCTTTTCGGAGCATTGACGAAGAAAAACACAGTGATTGTCCTGATTTGCATCGAATTGATGCTGAACGCTGTCAATTTAAACCTGGTTGCATTCAGCCGCATGGGAGCGGTGCCATCCATCGATGGACAGATTTTTGCGTTGTTTTCCATCGCGGTGGCTGCAGCAGAAGCGGCTGTTGGACTGGCCATCCTTCTGGCGCTCTACCGGAACCGGAAAACCGTCAAGATTACCGAATTCACGGATCTGAAGCATTGA
- the nuoL gene encoding NADH-quinone oxidoreductase subunit L encodes MNESAWLIPIVPLLAFLLILLLQRGKDLAAAYTGILATAISFLLSAMILFDGVDGEKSWDWLKFGDYTVKMGFELTTLNVLMLVLVSFISLMVQIYSLGYMKSDKRMAIFYGYLNFFTFAMLGLVLSPNLLQLYFFWELVGLGSFLLIGFYFYKQEAKQAAKKAFIMTRIGDVGLLIGIILLYWKTGSFDYDDIFASIASGDLTSGMITLTALLIFVGAMGKSGQFPLHSWLPDAMEGPTPVSALIHAATMVAAGVYLVADMFPLFEASSAALLTVSIVGGFTAIFAALLGLVQYDIKRILAYSTVSQLGYMMLALGSAGYTAGVFHLFTHAFFKSLLFLAAGSVIHAAHTQDIRDMGGLWGKMKFTAPLFLIGALALTGFPFFSGFFSKEAIFTAIYENGPNYLFWLALITAFFTSIYVFRMFFMVFFRNRTGHTRHAAIQESPAVMIVPMAVLAVFAFGIGFIESPWSSLFSDWLRPDLAPVHAPSWIMLYSSIFSLMGIFIAYYCFQNPAFPPEAWSTAMPITRQFLLKKGYIDEVYGWTVVLFTRVFGKFLKRFDSLIVEGIASGAANLFQNFGKFVTRTQNGQVQVYGFAALAGLVLIMLVFFLTGGYFG; translated from the coding sequence ATGAATGAGTCCGCATGGCTCATACCGATCGTACCACTGTTAGCCTTTCTCCTGATTCTTTTGCTGCAAAGGGGAAAAGACCTGGCCGCAGCATATACGGGGATTCTGGCCACCGCCATCTCCTTTCTCCTGTCCGCCATGATCCTTTTTGACGGTGTGGACGGGGAAAAGTCTTGGGATTGGCTGAAATTCGGCGATTACACTGTGAAAATGGGGTTTGAACTGACGACGCTGAATGTCCTGATGCTCGTCCTGGTCTCATTCATCAGCCTCATGGTTCAGATCTATTCGCTCGGCTACATGAAAAGCGACAAGCGGATGGCGATTTTTTATGGATACTTGAATTTTTTTACGTTCGCGATGCTGGGATTGGTGCTGTCCCCGAATCTGCTTCAGCTGTATTTTTTCTGGGAGCTGGTCGGCCTCGGGTCATTCCTGTTGATCGGATTTTATTTTTACAAACAAGAGGCGAAGCAGGCTGCAAAAAAAGCGTTCATCATGACGCGGATCGGCGATGTCGGCCTCTTGATCGGGATCATCCTTTTATATTGGAAGACCGGAAGCTTTGACTACGATGATATTTTTGCCTCCATCGCATCCGGCGATTTGACGAGCGGCATGATCACGTTGACGGCGCTTCTCATTTTTGTCGGTGCCATGGGGAAATCAGGGCAGTTCCCGCTCCACTCCTGGCTTCCGGATGCCATGGAAGGACCGACGCCTGTATCCGCATTGATCCACGCTGCAACCATGGTCGCGGCAGGGGTCTACTTGGTCGCAGACATGTTTCCGCTGTTCGAAGCAAGCAGTGCGGCGCTCCTCACCGTTTCCATCGTCGGTGGGTTCACGGCCATCTTTGCAGCACTACTCGGTCTGGTCCAGTACGACATTAAACGGATCCTGGCTTATTCCACTGTGAGTCAGCTCGGCTACATGATGTTGGCGCTCGGTTCTGCGGGATATACGGCTGGCGTCTTTCATCTATTCACGCACGCCTTCTTTAAATCGCTATTGTTCCTGGCTGCAGGCAGTGTGATCCATGCTGCTCATACACAGGATATCCGGGACATGGGAGGTCTTTGGGGCAAAATGAAATTCACCGCTCCCCTCTTTCTGATCGGGGCACTCGCCTTGACGGGATTCCCGTTCTTTTCAGGGTTCTTCAGCAAAGAAGCCATTTTCACCGCCATATATGAAAATGGCCCGAATTATTTATTTTGGCTAGCCTTGATCACGGCATTTTTCACATCCATCTATGTGTTCAGGATGTTTTTTATGGTATTTTTCAGAAATCGGACAGGGCACACAAGGCACGCAGCCATTCAAGAATCTCCAGCCGTCATGATTGTGCCGATGGCGGTATTGGCGGTTTTCGCCTTCGGAATCGGCTTTATCGAGAGCCCGTGGAGCAGCCTGTTCAGCGACTGGCTCAGGCCGGATCTGGCACCAGTGCATGCTCCTAGTTGGATCATGTTGTATTCGTCTATTTTCTCCTTGATGGGAATCTTTATTGCCTACTACTGCTTTCAAAATCCCGCATTCCCGCCGGAAGCCTGGTCAACGGCAATGCCGATTACCCGCCAATTCTTATTGAAGAAAGGGTATATCGACGAAGTCTATGGCTGGACAGTGGTCCTCTTTACGAGAGTATTCGGGAAGTTTTTGAAGAGGTTTGACAGCTTAATCGTTGAAGGGATTGCTTCAGGTGCGGCGAACCTCTTTCAGAACTTTGGAAAATTCGTTACAAGGACGCAGAACGGGCAGGTTCAGGTATATGGATTTGCAGCTCTCGCGGGCCTCGTCCTTATCATGCTCGTATTCTTTTTGACAGGGGGCTATTTCGGATGA
- a CDS encoding complex I subunit 4 family protein, whose protein sequence is MNASYFLLILVFSPLVMLLLLLIVPKTERTFIQWFGMIGTLPSLLIALYGYSEVLHGSHLSDWSIKHSWIQFGNISYLQEQLFNIDFEMGANGLSMLMVLLTAVIASMAAIASFKIQKEWKGYTLLFFLLEAGMLGVFTSQNMILFFIFFEVTLIATFFLIGKWGGIARERASYAYLIYNGLGSAILLLVIVYLFVKTGTVNFEKLQFLLAGDGGEMASTISGVAKGWMLAAVLVAFGFKLPAFPLHRWMVKVHVEAPPSVVMLHSGVLLKMGAYGIIRFGLELFPDTFQKASVWILIAGVVNLLFGAFVAFVQTDLKKVLAYSSISHMGIVLLGLGAANEAGIQGAIFQTVSHGFISAFLFLLVGILVYRSNTTDIRKLGGLAKKMPKFSGFLLIAGLASLGLPGLSGFVSEFTAFLGVFEQWPIIGAVASLGVILTAVYVLKAVMDMSFGGLTPLKKTWFDLRKAEWVPAVCLTLMIVVMGVYPSIVSTAIQDSIQSILMGMGG, encoded by the coding sequence ATGAATGCCAGCTATTTCTTACTCATACTCGTCTTTAGTCCTCTTGTCATGCTTCTTCTCCTGTTGATTGTCCCAAAAACAGAGAGGACATTCATTCAATGGTTCGGTATGATCGGCACGCTGCCGTCCCTTTTAATCGCGCTTTACGGATACAGCGAGGTGCTTCACGGCAGCCATTTGAGCGACTGGAGCATCAAACACAGCTGGATACAATTCGGGAATATAAGCTATTTGCAGGAACAGCTTTTCAACATCGACTTCGAAATGGGGGCTAACGGACTCTCCATGCTCATGGTCCTGCTCACGGCTGTGATTGCTTCCATGGCGGCAATCGCTTCTTTTAAAATTCAAAAGGAATGGAAGGGCTACACGCTTCTATTTTTCCTTTTGGAAGCAGGGATGCTCGGCGTTTTCACCTCTCAAAATATGATTTTGTTCTTCATATTTTTTGAAGTGACGCTGATTGCAACGTTTTTCCTCATTGGAAAGTGGGGCGGGATTGCCCGGGAAAGGGCATCCTATGCGTATCTCATTTACAACGGGCTCGGCTCAGCGATCCTGCTCCTTGTCATTGTGTATCTCTTTGTTAAAACAGGCACGGTCAATTTTGAAAAACTTCAGTTCCTGCTTGCGGGAGACGGGGGAGAAATGGCGTCGACGATTTCCGGAGTAGCGAAGGGCTGGATGCTTGCTGCCGTCCTGGTCGCATTCGGATTTAAATTGCCGGCATTCCCGCTTCACCGCTGGATGGTAAAGGTCCACGTGGAAGCTCCGCCATCTGTTGTTATGCTGCACTCAGGCGTCCTTTTGAAGATGGGGGCTTACGGGATCATCCGATTCGGCCTGGAACTTTTTCCTGATACGTTTCAAAAGGCATCTGTTTGGATTTTAATTGCCGGTGTCGTGAATCTTTTGTTTGGCGCATTTGTCGCATTCGTCCAGACGGATTTGAAAAAAGTGCTTGCCTATTCATCGATTTCCCATATGGGGATTGTCCTGCTGGGGCTCGGGGCGGCTAATGAAGCAGGCATCCAGGGAGCGATTTTCCAAACCGTTTCCCACGGGTTCATCTCTGCGTTCCTGTTCCTGCTTGTGGGGATTCTCGTCTACCGTAGCAACACAACTGATATTCGGAAACTCGGCGGCCTGGCGAAAAAAATGCCGAAGTTCTCCGGGTTCCTGCTGATTGCAGGTCTTGCCTCTTTGGGGCTCCCGGGCTTGTCCGGGTTTGTCAGTGAATTCACGGCGTTCCTAGGGGTGTTCGAACAATGGCCTATCATTGGGGCAGTTGCCTCACTCGGTGTGATCCTGACTGCTGTGTATGTGTTGAAAGCAGTGATGGACATGAGTTTTGGCGGGTTGACGCCGCTGAAGAAAACATGGTTCGATCTGCGGAAAGCGGAATGGGTGCCGGCGGTCTGCCTCACTTTGATGATTGTCGTGATGGGCGTCTATCCAAGCATCGTGAGCACGGCGATTCAAGACAGCATTCAGTCGATTCTAATGGGAATGGGAGGGTGA
- the nuoN gene encoding NADH-quinone oxidoreductase subunit NuoN: protein MNESIMDEKWYLMTPEFIVLLAAVIISLLDLFLPKKVNRLVLGWLSVLAVLAGGIVLLLFSGVDSASILYGTFQLDAFAKAFKLILMIGVLLILLMSMHKGEENGSENVRGEYFYLLLTALLGAMMLSSSGDLITLFVGLELLAVSSYILAGIKKDDIRSNEAALKYVVNGGISTAITLFGMSYLYGVTGTTNLAKMGEALSGVYDSGLQLLLGISFLLILVGLAFKTATVPFHMWVADVYEGAPAAVTAFLSAVSKTAGFILLLRLLAGIFAAAPSKGLTSVSMLTDMRMYIAALAAAAMIIGTLGALRQRNIKRMLAYSSIVHGGYLLGAVASLSIFMMDTIWFYLLTYTLMTIGTFVIIQWVIMQTKSNDISGFAGLYQRSPWTAGTLGILLLSLAGIPGTAGFIAKLKIIMSLLVQDNSLWWLAIIMIVATVVSYVYYFGIFIQVFFRKEEQILKDRLSFGGKLALCIAVAATVLFGILPNIPLDYFQHYFGS from the coding sequence ATGAATGAATCAATCATGGATGAAAAATGGTATTTGATGACCCCGGAATTCATTGTGCTGCTTGCTGCCGTCATTATCTCCCTGCTCGATTTGTTCCTCCCGAAAAAAGTGAATCGGCTGGTGCTTGGCTGGCTGTCGGTGCTTGCCGTCCTTGCCGGCGGGATCGTACTGCTCCTCTTTTCAGGAGTCGACAGCGCCTCAATTTTATACGGAACATTCCAATTGGATGCGTTCGCGAAAGCGTTTAAGCTCATTTTGATGATCGGGGTCCTGCTCATTCTGCTGATGAGCATGCACAAAGGGGAGGAAAATGGGAGTGAGAATGTGAGGGGGGAGTATTTTTACCTGCTCCTAACCGCATTGCTCGGCGCCATGATGCTTTCGTCCAGTGGAGACTTGATTACCTTGTTTGTAGGACTGGAGCTATTGGCGGTTTCTTCTTATATATTGGCCGGAATTAAAAAAGACGACATCCGTTCGAATGAAGCGGCACTGAAATATGTCGTCAATGGAGGCATTTCAACAGCGATTACGCTGTTTGGGATGAGCTATTTATATGGAGTGACAGGCACGACGAACCTGGCGAAAATGGGGGAGGCGCTGAGCGGGGTCTATGACAGCGGACTTCAGCTCCTGCTCGGGATTTCCTTCCTCTTGATCCTTGTCGGTCTGGCGTTTAAAACAGCGACTGTCCCGTTTCATATGTGGGTGGCGGACGTCTATGAGGGAGCTCCGGCTGCTGTAACGGCATTCTTAAGCGCCGTTTCCAAGACGGCCGGGTTCATTCTGCTGCTTCGGTTATTGGCAGGGATCTTCGCCGCTGCCCCTTCAAAGGGATTGACCTCCGTCTCGATGCTTACCGATATGCGGATGTACATTGCAGCTTTGGCCGCTGCAGCCATGATCATCGGTACGCTCGGTGCACTCCGGCAGCGGAATATCAAACGGATGCTGGCTTACTCAAGCATCGTCCACGGAGGATATCTGCTTGGCGCCGTGGCATCGCTGTCCATTTTTATGATGGATACTATTTGGTTTTACTTGCTGACTTACACTCTAATGACAATCGGGACATTCGTCATCATTCAATGGGTCATCATGCAGACAAAATCCAATGATATCAGCGGCTTTGCAGGCCTGTATCAGCGTTCGCCATGGACTGCTGGTACGCTTGGAATCCTGCTGTTATCCTTGGCAGGAATACCGGGTACGGCCGGCTTCATCGCCAAGCTAAAGATCATCATGTCCCTGTTGGTGCAGGATAACAGCCTATGGTGGCTTGCAATCATCATGATTGTTGCGACCGTCGTATCTTATGTGTATTATTTCGGGATTTTTATCCAAGTATTCTTCCGAAAAGAGGAGCAGATTTTGAAAGACCGCCTCTCATTCGGAGGGAAGCTCGCACTCTGCATCGCCGTAGCGGCAACAGTCCTATTCGGCATCCTGCCAAACATCCCGCTCGACTACTTCCAGCACTACTTCGGCTCCTAA
- a CDS encoding DUF1146 family protein, protein MVSQFGHEALISIISQLVFMAVAFYALQALNFEKLIRANRVFQARLLYIVLTIALGTILSNFFLDYLLWSKQLQFLLQFVSFL, encoded by the coding sequence ATGGTATCTCAATTTGGGCACGAAGCATTGATCAGCATCATTTCTCAACTTGTGTTCATGGCTGTCGCATTCTACGCGCTGCAGGCATTGAATTTTGAGAAACTCATAAGAGCCAACCGTGTTTTCCAGGCAAGGCTCCTCTATATCGTTTTGACCATTGCCCTTGGCACCATTTTGAGCAATTTTTTCCTAGATTATCTCTTATGGTCCAAGCAGCTTCAGTTCCTGCTTCAATTCGTTTCATTTTTGTAA
- a CDS encoding YwmB family TATA-box binding protein → MNKKIKKFSIGLISIVLIGFIFFLLGNTTTNAAKQGADLWQMAEAIEHENGQVIEWSLYTRETLNMKDEEQFRSKLVELKRKFPKWNWKQPNGENRFAAVGTNPSAVDSALQEKIQLISTLKNGHRYSYVIYEVSGQTWSSHIAESIKESFPERLALIYKEKPAIFSCIKGEFNDKMDNVLLLKAGKLLKDLHAEEKESLKEKDFYSVSAYSPDFTQAVPLKNSQMNVQIGLRKNGMGAKTTVVIGTPIITIEY, encoded by the coding sequence ATGAATAAAAAGATAAAGAAATTTTCAATTGGACTTATATCCATTGTTTTAATAGGTTTCATCTTTTTTTTATTGGGGAATACAACAACCAATGCAGCGAAACAAGGCGCTGATCTTTGGCAGATGGCTGAAGCAATTGAACATGAAAACGGTCAAGTCATTGAATGGTCTCTATATACAAGAGAGACATTGAACATGAAGGATGAGGAGCAGTTCCGCTCAAAGCTTGTCGAATTAAAACGAAAATTCCCGAAATGGAATTGGAAGCAGCCAAACGGCGAGAACCGCTTTGCAGCAGTCGGCACCAACCCTTCCGCAGTAGATTCCGCCTTGCAAGAAAAAATCCAATTGATCTCGACCCTCAAAAATGGACATCGCTATTCGTATGTTATCTATGAAGTGTCAGGTCAAACCTGGAGCAGCCATATTGCCGAAAGCATCAAGGAATCGTTCCCTGAGCGATTGGCTCTAATTTACAAGGAAAAACCTGCTATATTCTCTTGTATCAAAGGCGAATTCAATGATAAGATGGATAATGTTTTATTGCTAAAAGCAGGCAAATTGCTGAAAGATCTGCATGCTGAAGAAAAGGAGTCTTTGAAAGAAAAAGATTTCTATTCAGTTTCTGCATACTCGCCAGATTTTACACAAGCTGTTCCATTAAAGAACAGTCAGATGAATGTCCAAATAGGCCTTAGGAAAAATGGAATGGGCGCCAAAACTACTGTAGTGATTGGCACACCCATCATAACGATTGAATATTAA